From the Lysobacter sp. FW306-1B-D06B genome, one window contains:
- a CDS encoding TfoX/Sxy family protein: MSDAYLAHLHDLLDPLGAVTTRAMFGGHGVYLDGALIGVVMGEALYLKVDDETRLLFEAAGCEPYVYLGQAEPITMSYWSLPDAAMDSAEAMRPWAELARAAASRASRKPKRDR; the protein is encoded by the coding sequence ATGAGCGACGCCTACCTCGCCCACCTGCACGACCTGCTCGATCCGCTCGGTGCCGTCACTACGCGCGCGATGTTCGGCGGCCACGGTGTCTATCTCGACGGCGCGCTGATCGGCGTGGTGATGGGCGAGGCGCTGTACCTGAAAGTCGACGACGAGACGCGACTGCTCTTCGAAGCCGCCGGGTGCGAACCCTATGTGTACCTGGGACAGGCCGAGCCGATCACGATGAGTTACTGGTCGCTGCCCGACGCGGCGATGGATTCGGCCGAAGCGATGCGCCCGTGGGCGGAACTGGCGCGCGCTGCGGCGTCGCGGGCGTCGCGGAAGCCCAAACGCGATCGGTAG
- a CDS encoding ExeA family protein: MYLEHYGLSEPPFSITPDPRFVFLSERHRDALAHLLFGITQGGGGGFVQLTGEVGTGKTTLCRLLLEQVPENTRVALVLNPRQTPVELLETICEELHIDLDGRHGSAKALIDALNAYLLDAYAQGLRVVLVIDEAQNLSVDALEQVRLLTNLETPTQKLLQIVLLAQPELRRMLAREDLRQLAQRITARFHLTPLDAAETGEYLRHRYRIAGGTRFPFDASAVKRIHLHAGGVPRLVNVIAERSLLAGYAHDVAMLDARWVDRAAAEVLPAKASDAHRRRWFIAVPVAALAVATIGFATWWWMRAPARAEAPIPAPARPVATAPAPVVHAPGLDAEAFAAALREAPLRPGATGAVVEWIARRLQPGYLPASNAPAVFDAAMQDAVRRFQLDHGLTADGVVGPATLMALASRGGTPQLLGSLAAPSDGAK, from the coding sequence ATGTATCTCGAGCACTACGGCCTGAGCGAGCCGCCGTTCTCGATCACGCCGGATCCGCGTTTCGTGTTCCTCAGCGAGCGCCACCGCGATGCGCTCGCGCACCTGTTGTTCGGCATCACCCAGGGCGGTGGCGGCGGTTTCGTGCAGCTCACCGGCGAGGTCGGCACGGGCAAGACGACGCTGTGCCGCCTGCTGCTGGAACAGGTCCCGGAGAACACACGCGTCGCGCTGGTGCTCAACCCGCGCCAGACGCCGGTGGAACTGCTGGAGACGATCTGCGAGGAATTGCACATCGACCTCGACGGCCGTCACGGCAGCGCCAAGGCGCTCATCGACGCGCTCAACGCCTACCTGCTCGATGCCTACGCGCAAGGCCTGCGCGTGGTGCTGGTGATCGACGAGGCGCAGAACCTGTCGGTCGATGCACTGGAGCAGGTGCGTCTGCTCACCAATCTGGAGACGCCGACGCAGAAGCTGCTGCAGATCGTGCTGCTGGCGCAGCCGGAACTGCGCCGCATGCTCGCGCGCGAGGACCTGCGCCAGCTCGCACAGCGCATCACCGCGCGCTTCCATCTCACGCCATTGGACGCCGCCGAGACCGGCGAATACCTGCGTCATCGCTACCGCATCGCCGGTGGCACGCGCTTCCCGTTCGACGCTTCGGCGGTGAAGCGCATCCACCTGCATGCCGGCGGCGTGCCGCGCCTGGTCAATGTGATCGCCGAACGCAGCCTGCTTGCCGGCTACGCACACGACGTGGCGATGCTGGATGCGCGCTGGGTCGATCGCGCGGCCGCGGAGGTGTTGCCGGCGAAGGCATCCGATGCGCACCGTCGTCGCTGGTTCATCGCCGTGCCGGTGGCCGCGCTGGCGGTGGCGACGATCGGGTTCGCCACGTGGTGGTGGATGCGCGCTCCGGCGCGCGCCGAAGCGCCCATTCCGGCGCCTGCACGCCCCGTGGCCACCGCACCGGCGCCCGTCGTGCATGCGCCGGGCCTGGACGCGGAAGCGTTCGCCGCCGCGCTGCGCGAGGCGCCGTTGCGCCCAGGCGCGACCGGCGCCGTCGTCGAATGGATCGCGCGTCGCCTGCAGCCCGGTTACCTGCCCGCATCGAACGCCCCGGCGGTCTTCGATGCGGCGATGCAGGATGCGGTGCGCCGCTTCCAGCTCGACCACGGCCTGACCGCCGACGGTGTCGTCGGCCCGGCCACCTTGATGGCGCTGGCCTCGCGCGGCGGGACACCGCAACTGCTCGGCTCGCTGGCCGCGCCTTCCGACGGAGCGAAATGA
- a CDS encoding TonB-dependent receptor encodes MSQHRSRLFHAVHAALWLSGGLLASSVAFAQQQTPPVTGEPETPAEARAEETGKAKTLDTVSVLGSRRIQRSSDTASMSPVDVLPMDQAVEEGAQFDLAQTLQYASPSFTSTRQTGADGADLIDGAALRGLGSDQTLVLVNGKRHHTVALVNIYGARNRGNTGTDLNSIPLMSIDAVEVLRDGAAAQYGSDAIAGVMNISLKRDKGCEAVAGYGEYTRGDGENWLATAYCGAQLATGGMFTVTGEWQDRDRSDRSVPRDGPRIIGDSKITNRTVFLNGDSPLGEAAEVYFTAGMQSRDASSAAFAREGIGSEDIPSRNSAAMYPDGFVPFIDGELEDRFGILGLRGDVAQWHWDLSQTYGYNELRYTINRTLNASLANLDLLNGGRGISPASFDAGGFSFEQKTSNFDVSRYFDGVLSGVNVAFGVERREERYRIRQGEEGSYLDYDGAGEGGNPGSQGFPGFQPGDVTDKERESWAGYADLEVNFTDRFMMDYAVRYEDYSDFGTTLDGKIAAGFHASDTVLLRGSVSTGFRAPSLQQKYFSSTITDFISGEPVDVVIASNDSELARLAGVPNLKEETSQSATLGLTWSPRSDVSLTLDLYRIDIDDRVVLSGDFDTSDPSIGPILEAMDVGLARFFFNAVDTRTEGADLTVTYDFDWANAHWNTYLGANYTKTDVTQVNTPPALAGREDVLLPERDRLFIENGAPRSKAVLGVDYERGAWQATVKGIYFGEQELGTFSGTEAGVPNQHYASKASADVSLTYAFSDNTKFTVGGANVFDKFPTKQNPDETDNGHIYESVQFGLNGAAWYVRLWHKF; translated from the coding sequence ATGAGTCAGCACCGCAGCCGTCTGTTCCATGCCGTCCACGCCGCGTTGTGGCTGTCGGGTGGCCTGCTCGCCAGTTCGGTCGCCTTCGCCCAACAGCAGACGCCGCCGGTGACCGGCGAACCGGAAACCCCGGCCGAGGCGCGAGCAGAAGAAACAGGCAAGGCCAAGACCCTGGACACGGTCTCGGTGCTCGGCTCGCGCCGCATCCAGCGTTCCTCCGACACGGCCTCGATGTCGCCCGTGGACGTGCTGCCGATGGACCAGGCCGTCGAGGAAGGCGCGCAGTTCGACCTCGCGCAGACGCTGCAATACGCCTCGCCCTCGTTCACCTCGACCCGCCAGACCGGCGCGGACGGCGCCGACCTCATCGACGGCGCCGCGCTGCGCGGCCTGGGTTCGGACCAGACGCTGGTGCTGGTGAACGGCAAGCGCCACCACACCGTCGCGCTGGTGAACATCTACGGCGCGCGCAATCGCGGCAACACGGGCACCGACCTCAACTCGATTCCGCTGATGTCGATCGACGCCGTCGAAGTGCTGCGTGACGGCGCCGCGGCGCAGTACGGCTCCGACGCCATCGCCGGCGTCATGAACATCTCGCTCAAGCGCGACAAGGGCTGCGAGGCCGTGGCCGGCTACGGCGAATACACGCGCGGCGACGGCGAGAACTGGCTCGCCACCGCGTACTGCGGCGCGCAACTGGCCACCGGCGGCATGTTCACCGTCACCGGCGAATGGCAGGACCGCGACCGCTCCGACCGCTCCGTGCCGCGCGACGGCCCGCGCATCATCGGCGATTCCAAGATCACCAACCGCACCGTCTTCCTCAATGGCGACTCGCCGCTGGGCGAGGCGGCCGAGGTCTATTTCACCGCCGGCATGCAGTCGCGTGACGCATCGTCTGCGGCGTTCGCGCGCGAAGGCATCGGCTCGGAAGACATCCCTTCGCGCAACTCCGCGGCGATGTACCCCGACGGCTTCGTGCCCTTCATCGACGGCGAGCTGGAAGACCGCTTCGGCATCCTCGGCCTGCGCGGCGACGTCGCGCAATGGCATTGGGACCTGTCGCAGACCTACGGCTACAACGAGCTGCGTTACACGATCAACCGCACGCTCAACGCCTCGCTGGCGAACCTGGACCTGCTCAACGGCGGGCGCGGCATCAGCCCGGCGAGCTTCGACGCGGGCGGTTTCTCGTTCGAGCAGAAGACCAGCAACTTCGATGTTTCGCGCTACTTCGACGGCGTGTTGAGCGGCGTCAACGTCGCCTTCGGCGTCGAGCGGCGCGAGGAGCGCTACCGCATCCGCCAGGGCGAGGAAGGTTCGTACCTGGACTACGACGGCGCGGGCGAGGGCGGCAATCCGGGCAGCCAGGGTTTCCCGGGCTTCCAGCCGGGCGACGTCACCGACAAGGAGCGCGAGAGCTGGGCCGGCTACGCCGACCTGGAGGTGAACTTCACCGACCGCTTCATGATGGATTACGCGGTGCGTTACGAGGACTACAGCGACTTCGGCACCACGCTGGACGGCAAGATCGCCGCCGGCTTCCACGCCAGCGACACGGTGCTGCTGCGCGGCTCGGTGAGCACCGGCTTCCGCGCGCCGTCGCTGCAGCAGAAGTACTTCTCCTCCACCATCACCGACTTCATCAGCGGCGAGCCGGTGGACGTGGTCATCGCCTCCAACGACAGCGAACTGGCGCGCCTGGCCGGCGTGCCCAACCTCAAGGAAGAAACCTCGCAGAGCGCGACGCTGGGCCTGACGTGGTCGCCGCGCAGCGACGTGTCGCTGACGCTGGACCTGTACCGCATCGACATCGACGACCGCGTCGTGCTCAGCGGCGACTTCGACACCAGCGATCCGTCGATCGGGCCGATCCTGGAAGCGATGGACGTGGGCCTGGCGCGCTTCTTCTTCAACGCCGTGGACACGCGCACCGAAGGCGCCGACCTCACCGTCACCTACGACTTCGACTGGGCCAATGCGCACTGGAACACCTACCTGGGCGCCAACTACACCAAGACCGACGTGACCCAGGTGAACACGCCGCCGGCACTGGCCGGCCGCGAAGACGTGCTGCTGCCAGAGCGCGACCGTCTGTTCATCGAGAACGGCGCGCCGCGCAGCAAGGCGGTGCTTGGCGTGGATTACGAGCGCGGCGCGTGGCAGGCCACGGTGAAGGGCATCTACTTCGGCGAGCAGGAATTGGGCACGTTCTCCGGCACCGAAGCGGGCGTGCCGAACCAGCACTACGCAAGCAAGGCCTCGGCCGACGTCAGCCTCACCTACGCCTTCAGCGACAACACCAAGTTCACGGTGGGCGGGGCGAACGTGTTCGACAAGTTCCCGACGAAGCAGAACCCCGACGAAACTGACAACGGCCACATCTACGAGAGCGTGCAGTTCGGCCTCAACGGTGCGGCGTGGTACGTGAGGCTGTGGCACAAGTTCTGA
- a CDS encoding DMT family transporter, whose amino-acid sequence MTPSSKAQLQIHFCVLLWGFTAILGKLITLPALPLVWWRMLLVVAALALVPRVWRGLRAMSARTMLAYAGIGALVALHWLTFYGAIKLSNASVGATCMALGTVFVAMIEPWLTRTRFSKRELALGLMVLPGVVLVVGGVPAGMRVGIAVGALSAFLVAIFGSLNKRMVEHGDPLTVTALELGAGVLVLTLLAPLMPVIFPAFAGPLLVAPSAHDGALLVALALACTLLPFSLSLVALRHMSAFAQQLAVNLEPVYAIVLAVLLLGEQRELTTLFYVGVAIILAAVFIHPLLGRPRPLQQEVLGTAEAKGAAE is encoded by the coding sequence ATGACCCCGTCCAGCAAAGCGCAACTGCAAATCCATTTCTGCGTGCTGCTGTGGGGCTTCACCGCGATCCTGGGCAAGCTCATCACCCTGCCCGCGCTGCCGCTGGTGTGGTGGCGCATGCTGCTGGTGGTAGCGGCGCTGGCGCTGGTGCCGCGCGTGTGGCGCGGACTGCGCGCGATGTCGGCGCGGACGATGCTCGCCTACGCCGGCATCGGCGCACTCGTGGCGCTGCACTGGCTCACCTTCTACGGCGCGATCAAGCTCTCCAACGCTTCGGTGGGCGCCACCTGCATGGCGCTGGGCACGGTGTTCGTGGCGATGATCGAGCCGTGGCTGACGCGCACGCGCTTCTCCAAGCGCGAGCTCGCGCTGGGCCTGATGGTCCTGCCCGGCGTGGTGCTGGTGGTCGGCGGCGTGCCGGCCGGCATGCGCGTGGGCATCGCGGTGGGCGCGCTGTCGGCTTTCCTCGTGGCGATCTTCGGTTCGCTCAACAAGCGCATGGTCGAGCACGGCGATCCGCTCACCGTCACCGCGCTGGAGCTGGGCGCGGGCGTGCTCGTGCTGACGCTGCTGGCCCCGCTGATGCCGGTGATCTTCCCCGCCTTCGCGGGCCCGCTGCTGGTGGCGCCGAGTGCACACGACGGCGCGCTGCTGGTCGCGCTCGCGCTGGCCTGCACGCTGCTCCCGTTCAGTCTGTCGCTGGTGGCGCTGCGCCACATGAGCGCGTTCGCGCAGCAGCTGGCGGTGAACCTGGAGCCGGTCTACGCCATCGTCCTGGCCGTGCTGTTGCTGGGCGAGCAGCGCGAGCTGACGACGCTGTTCTACGTCGGCGTGGCCATCATCCTCGCCGCCGTGTTCATCCATCCGCTGCTGGGCCGGCCGCGCCCGCTGCAGCAGGAAGTGCTGGGCACGGCGGAAGCAAAAGGCGCAGCGGAGTGA